In Blautia wexlerae DSM 19850, a single window of DNA contains:
- a CDS encoding sensor histidine kinase: MKISSKFKSIQSSIFCAVSILVLSAVLVVTVVSLRYTNSSIYENSVMYTQTIIKQLNQNIDSYISYMDNIASVIAQSGDAYKYLYSEKGYGATKDENYSEYRQRLVEQFKTILKGRADIRNIGIVREDKNSPSLFDNGLSVRNTYVDLNTQPWYADAVGKYDRYNLTSSHVQNVIKGERPWVITLSRGIRNYTGTEAEDGVVFLDLNYSAISELCAQSSMGDKGYVFILDQNGNIVYHPQQQQLYNELQTENISLVMNAKSDIVTVGKGDDEKIYALSHSDITGWTIVGCMNMSELLRNSRQTRSIYVLVAVGLIIVALLISSLIARNITLPIQKLRDSMKSVQKGNFDIEDIEVISDNEIGSLTRSFNVMTHRIRELMEQNVKEQEQKRKIELKALQSQINPHFLYNTLDSIIWMAEGKKNEEVVIMTASLARLLRQSISNEDELVTVGQEIEYVRSYLTIQKMRYKDKLEFEIKADPSITQVPIIRLVLQPLVENAIYHGLKYKDSKGLLTVHGYMKGENAVIDITDDGVGMDEETLKHIYDKHKVNYRSNGVGVYNVQQRLVLYYGKDYGIIYHSEKGKGTTASVVIPGIQEESHEKS, from the coding sequence ATGAAGATTTCTTCAAAATTTAAGAGTATTCAGAGTTCTATTTTCTGTGCGGTGTCGATCCTGGTATTAAGTGCTGTGCTGGTTGTGACAGTGGTATCCCTGAGATATACGAATTCATCTATTTATGAAAATTCTGTCATGTATACACAGACGATCATCAAACAGCTGAATCAGAATATAGATTCGTATATCAGTTATATGGATAATATTGCGTCAGTGATTGCGCAAAGCGGTGATGCTTATAAATATCTGTACAGTGAAAAAGGATATGGAGCCACAAAGGATGAAAATTACAGTGAATACAGACAGCGTCTTGTGGAACAGTTTAAAACGATCCTGAAGGGCAGGGCGGATATCAGAAATATCGGGATTGTCAGAGAGGATAAGAACTCTCCATCTCTGTTTGACAATGGATTATCTGTGAGAAATACATATGTAGATCTTAATACACAGCCATGGTATGCAGATGCAGTCGGAAAATATGACCGGTATAATCTGACATCATCTCATGTGCAGAATGTGATAAAGGGAGAAAGACCATGGGTCATCACACTAAGCAGAGGAATCCGCAATTATACAGGAACAGAAGCAGAGGATGGAGTAGTTTTTCTGGATCTGAATTACAGTGCGATCAGTGAACTCTGTGCACAGAGCAGCATGGGAGATAAAGGATATGTTTTTATTCTTGATCAGAATGGAAATATCGTTTATCATCCACAACAGCAACAGTTATATAATGAACTGCAGACAGAGAACATTTCACTTGTTATGAATGCAAAATCAGATATTGTTACTGTCGGAAAGGGAGATGACGAGAAAATTTATGCACTGTCCCATTCTGATATCACAGGATGGACTATTGTGGGATGCATGAATATGTCTGAACTTTTACGAAACAGCAGACAGACAAGAAGTATTTATGTGCTGGTAGCAGTGGGGCTGATCATAGTTGCTCTTCTGATTTCCAGCCTGATTGCCAGAAATATTACGCTGCCGATCCAGAAGCTTCGTGATTCTATGAAAAGTGTGCAGAAAGGAAATTTTGATATTGAAGATATAGAGGTGATTTCCGACAATGAAATAGGAAGTCTTACCAGATCTTTTAATGTGATGACGCACAGGATACGGGAATTAATGGAGCAGAATGTAAAGGAGCAGGAGCAGAAGAGAAAAATAGAACTGAAAGCCCTGCAGTCGCAGATCAATCCACATTTTCTGTATAATACGCTGGATTCTATTATCTGGATGGCTGAAGGAAAGAAGAATGAGGAAGTGGTGATAATGACGGCTTCTCTGGCGCGACTGCTCAGACAGAGTATCAGCAATGAGGATGAGCTTGTAACAGTCGGACAGGAGATTGAATATGTCAGAAGTTACCTCACGATCCAGAAGATGCGCTACAAGGATAAGCTGGAATTTGAGATAAAGGCAGATCCATCCATTACACAGGTACCTATCATTCGTCTGGTATTGCAGCCGCTCGTGGAGAATGCAATTTATCATGGCTTAAAATATAAAGACAGTAAAGGACTGTTGACAGTACATGGATATATGAAAGGTGAGAATGCAGTAATCGATATTACGGACGATGGTGTGGGAATGGATGAGGAAACCCTGAAACATATTTATGATAAGCATAAGGTGAATTACCGTTCCAATGGAGTTGGGGTGTACAATGTGCAGCAGCGTCTGGTTTTATATTATGGAAAAGATTATGGCATTATCTATCACAGTGAAAAAGGAAAGGGAACCACAGCATCTGTTGTAATTCCCGGAATACAGGAGGAATCCCATGAAAAGTCATAA
- a CDS encoding substrate-binding domain-containing protein yields MKSHKKEIITVAILMAAAVVIFAGILKPEATQTKKCSLIYIPKIRDNTNDFWTSVISGCKMAAEEYESDLEILAPDKEENIEEQNKLLKKAIEQKPDAILFSPSSMDASDELLKEAREKGIRITYIDSYTKEKLQDLTVATDNVNAGRMLGEYARKLIDKDSKIAIVSHVKGVSTAVEREQGFREGLGDYADNIVDIVYCNSLYEKSYELAQELMRKYPDLELIAGMNEYSAVGVGRAVSDAGAKDKIAVVGVDCSQEAINLMEMGVYKGIIVQKAFRMGYIGVEETIHMLNGDAVEKNIDSGCELVTPENMYNSDIERLIFPFS; encoded by the coding sequence ATGAAAAGTCATAAAAAAGAGATTATAACAGTTGCAATCCTTATGGCGGCAGCAGTGGTGATTTTTGCCGGAATCCTGAAACCGGAGGCGACACAGACGAAAAAATGCTCCCTCATTTATATTCCAAAGATCAGGGATAACACCAATGATTTCTGGACTTCGGTAATATCCGGCTGTAAGATGGCGGCAGAGGAATATGAATCTGACCTTGAAATCCTGGCTCCGGATAAAGAAGAGAATATAGAAGAACAGAATAAACTTCTGAAAAAGGCCATTGAGCAGAAACCGGATGCGATTCTGTTTTCTCCTTCCAGCATGGATGCATCAGATGAACTTCTGAAGGAAGCAAGAGAAAAAGGAATCCGTATTACCTATATTGATTCCTATACAAAAGAAAAACTGCAGGATCTCACAGTTGCCACAGATAATGTGAATGCGGGCAGGATGTTAGGAGAGTATGCCAGAAAATTAATCGATAAAGATTCAAAGATAGCCATTGTCAGCCATGTAAAAGGTGTTTCCACGGCTGTGGAGAGAGAACAGGGATTCAGGGAAGGTCTTGGTGACTATGCTGATAACATAGTAGATATTGTCTACTGTAACTCACTCTATGAGAAATCCTATGAACTGGCGCAGGAACTGATGAGGAAATATCCGGATCTGGAACTGATTGCAGGAATGAACGAATATTCTGCAGTTGGTGTGGGAAGAGCAGTCAGTGATGCAGGAGCGAAAGATAAGATCGCAGTAGTTGGTGTGGACTGTTCCCAGGAGGCCATCAATCTTATGGAAATGGGCGTTTATAAGGGAATTATTGTGCAGAAAGCATTCCGGATGGGGTATATCGGAGTGGAAGAAACCATTCATATGCTTAACGGGGATGCAGTAGAGAAGAATATTGATTCAGGATGCGAGCTGGTTACGCCGGAGAATATGTATAACAGTGATATTGAACGGCTGATCTTCCCGTTTAGCTGA
- a CDS encoding ABC transporter permease, with protein sequence MEKLKQNPIVKKLGLNRILLACILVLMFVVFKVVLGSKFPVGDSIKSTLNYVYFLGFLSLGVTFVIATGGIDFSIGPVMFCCALISGYCMTSYHVPCAAAMVICILIGFAFGVFNGWMVSYMSVPPFIISMASMNIAKGIASVFTKTQSVSWPLGSDPVNGWFRNLISYKGFPVGLVIFLAAAVICGIILYNTKPGRYILCLGSNSEAVRLSGVNTKKWRMLAYVICGVLVGIGAIFFVGAYTTVQPGYGDQYNNEAIAGCVMGGTSMVGGLASIGGTVIGVFIISLLQQGIMAFGLGKGQQMIITGLIVIVAVYVDVSARRRKN encoded by the coding sequence TTGGAAAAGTTGAAACAAAATCCAATTGTGAAGAAACTCGGTCTGAACAGAATCCTGTTAGCATGTATTCTGGTTCTTATGTTCGTAGTCTTCAAAGTAGTTCTGGGAAGTAAGTTCCCTGTAGGTGACAGTATCAAATCTACTTTGAACTATGTATACTTCCTGGGCTTTCTGTCACTTGGAGTAACATTTGTAATTGCCACTGGAGGAATCGATTTCTCCATTGGACCGGTAATGTTCTGCTGTGCCCTGATCTCAGGTTACTGCATGACATCTTATCATGTACCTTGTGCAGCAGCAATGGTGATCTGTATCCTGATCGGATTTGCATTTGGCGTGTTTAACGGCTGGATGGTATCTTATATGTCAGTTCCGCCATTTATCATTTCCATGGCATCTATGAACATTGCAAAAGGTATTGCATCTGTATTTACAAAGACACAGTCCGTCAGCTGGCCGCTGGGAAGTGATCCTGTAAACGGATGGTTCAGAAATCTTATCTCCTATAAGGGATTCCCTGTAGGACTTGTGATTTTCCTGGCAGCAGCAGTGATCTGTGGAATTATTCTTTATAACACAAAACCGGGACGTTATATCCTTTGTCTTGGTTCTAACAGCGAAGCAGTAAGACTCAGCGGTGTTAATACAAAAAAATGGAGAATGCTTGCTTATGTGATCTGCGGTGTTCTTGTAGGAATCGGAGCAATTTTCTTTGTTGGCGCTTATACAACTGTTCAGCCTGGATACGGCGATCAGTACAACAATGAAGCGATTGCAGGCTGTGTAATGGGTGGTACATCCATGGTTGGCGGACTTGCTTCTATCGGCGGTACAGTCATCGGTGTATTTATCATTTCTCTTCTTCAGCAGGGTATCATGGCATTTGGTCTTGGTAAAGGTCAGCAGATGATCATCACAGGACTTATCGTAATTGTAGCAGTTTATGTCGACGTTTCTGCAAGACGCAGAAAGAACTGA
- a CDS encoding sugar ABC transporter ATP-binding protein gives MGEVILTMKDIDKSFPGVHALDHVNFEVKRGEVHALMGENGAGKSTLMKVLTGIYQKDSGSITYKGKETEFHNTREAQDAGVVIVHQELNMVGDLTVAQNIFIGREPKKGFSIDDKKMIEDSKKLFQELNIEINPKEKMNNLTVGKQQMCEIAKAISHKAEVIIFDEPSAALTEKEIADLFEIIRDLRKKGLGIVYISHRMDEIKTITDRVTVMRDGGYVGTLITADSTKEDIINMMVGRVIYEDPKEHSMVAPDAPVVLKVENLNAGKMVQNVSFELRKGEILGFSGLMGAGRTETARALFGADPKQSGKISIRGKDGQLREVTINSPQDAVKYGIGYLSEDRRRYGCVVQKSVTENTTLATMEEFTSGIFINKSKEKEVSEKYVKELATKTPNCEQLVVNLSGGNQQKVVIAKWLTRDSEILIFDEPTRGIDVGAKNEIYKLMNRLAAEGKSIIMISSEMTEVLRMSDRIIVMCEGKITGNIDISEATQEHIMNHATRNIN, from the coding sequence ATGGGTGAAGTTATTTTGACTATGAAGGACATTGATAAGTCCTTTCCTGGAGTTCATGCTCTGGATCACGTTAATTTTGAAGTGAAACGCGGCGAAGTACATGCTCTTATGGGAGAAAACGGTGCCGGAAAGTCTACATTGATGAAAGTTCTTACCGGTATTTATCAGAAAGATTCAGGATCCATTACCTATAAAGGAAAGGAAACTGAATTCCATAACACAAGAGAAGCGCAGGATGCAGGTGTTGTAATCGTGCATCAGGAGCTGAACATGGTAGGTGATCTTACCGTAGCTCAGAATATTTTTATCGGACGTGAACCAAAGAAAGGGTTCAGCATTGATGATAAGAAAATGATCGAAGATTCCAAAAAACTCTTTCAGGAACTGAACATTGAAATCAATCCAAAAGAAAAGATGAACAATCTTACCGTCGGAAAACAGCAGATGTGTGAGATCGCAAAGGCTATTTCCCACAAAGCAGAGGTTATTATCTTTGATGAGCCGTCAGCAGCACTGACAGAGAAAGAGATTGCAGACTTATTCGAGATTATCCGTGATCTTCGTAAGAAAGGTCTTGGAATCGTTTATATTTCCCACCGTATGGATGAGATCAAAACGATCACTGACAGAGTAACAGTCATGCGAGATGGTGGTTATGTAGGAACGCTGATCACAGCAGACAGTACAAAAGAAGACATCATCAACATGATGGTTGGACGTGTCATTTATGAAGATCCTAAGGAACACAGCATGGTTGCACCGGATGCACCTGTTGTTCTTAAGGTAGAGAACCTGAATGCAGGTAAGATGGTTCAGAATGTAAGCTTTGAACTTCGCAAAGGTGAGATTCTTGGTTTCTCAGGACTGATGGGAGCCGGACGTACTGAGACAGCAAGAGCACTGTTTGGTGCTGACCCGAAACAGAGTGGAAAGATCTCTATAAGGGGAAAAGACGGACAGCTTCGCGAGGTAACTATCAACAGTCCTCAGGATGCAGTTAAATATGGTATTGGTTATCTGTCAGAGGACAGAAGAAGATATGGTTGTGTCGTACAGAAATCTGTAACAGAGAATACTACGCTGGCAACCATGGAAGAATTTACCAGTGGTATCTTCATTAATAAATCAAAAGAAAAAGAGGTTTCAGAGAAATACGTTAAAGAGCTGGCAACCAAAACTCCAAACTGCGAGCAGCTGGTAGTCAATCTTTCCGGTGGTAACCAGCAGAAGGTCGTTATCGCAAAATGGCTGACACGAGACAGTGAGATTCTTATTTTTGATGAGCCGACCAGAGGTATTGATGTTGGTGCCAAGAATGAAATTTACAAGTTAATGAACAGACTGGCTGCAGAAGGTAAATCTATTATCATGATTTCTTCTGAAATGACAGAAGTTCTCCGTATGAGTGACCGTATTATCGTTATGTGTGAAGGTAAGATTACAGGAAATATTGATATTTCCGAAGCTACACAGGAACACATTATGAATCATGCAACACGGAACATCAATTAA
- a CDS encoding ABC transporter permease, which produces MTKKKKSILSDQRFIVLLVIIVLFAIFSFKSREFRQYTTILSMLDFSYYDLLMAIGVTFPLITGGVDLSIGTGMVCYALIAGSLVRNNNLPVVLAMLLCIVLGIIVGAANGVLIGIMNLPPFLATLCTCMITRGAGSLCSATPWPGLTQEGGWFHSIFKITVGTGRSASRYPIGFLWMIILVLVMEYVLNHTKFGRYTIAIGSNKEAAALSGINVKFYHVMVYVVCGLFTGLAAIAYAAVTPTVQPGTGAGLEMDAIGGVFVGGVAATGGYGSVIGTLAGIFVIMLLKTGLPYIGLQANWQQIITGAVLIIAVLIDIMKEKKAAAK; this is translated from the coding sequence ATGACTAAGAAGAAAAAAAGTATTTTAAGTGATCAGAGATTTATTGTATTACTGGTTATTATTGTACTGTTTGCAATTTTCTCCTTTAAGAGCAGGGAGTTCAGACAGTATACCACAATCCTGAGTATGCTGGATTTCTCATATTATGATCTTCTGATGGCAATCGGTGTTACATTCCCTCTTATTACAGGAGGTGTAGACCTGTCAATCGGAACAGGTATGGTATGTTACGCATTGATCGCAGGATCTCTGGTAAGAAATAATAATCTTCCGGTTGTACTTGCAATGTTACTTTGCATTGTACTTGGAATTATTGTAGGAGCAGCAAATGGTGTGCTGATCGGTATTATGAACCTGCCGCCATTCCTTGCAACACTTTGTACCTGTATGATTACCCGAGGTGCAGGATCCCTGTGCAGTGCCACTCCCTGGCCGGGACTTACACAGGAGGGCGGATGGTTCCATTCAATCTTTAAGATTACAGTTGGAACAGGAAGAAGTGCTTCCCGTTATCCTATCGGTTTCTTATGGATGATCATTCTGGTCCTTGTAATGGAATATGTTCTGAATCATACAAAATTCGGTCGTTATACGATCGCGATCGGTTCCAATAAAGAAGCAGCAGCTCTTTCGGGAATCAACGTTAAATTCTATCATGTTATGGTATATGTAGTATGCGGACTCTTCACAGGTCTTGCAGCTATCGCATATGCGGCAGTTACACCAACTGTACAGCCTGGTACCGGTGCTGGACTTGAAATGGATGCCATCGGTGGAGTATTCGTAGGTGGTGTTGCAGCAACAGGTGGTTATGGATCAGTAATCGGTACTTTAGCCGGTATCTTCGTTATCATGCTTCTGAAAACCGGTCTTCCATATATCGGACTTCAGGCAAACTGGCAGCAGATCATTACAGGTGCAGTTCTTATCATTGCAGTACTGATCGATATCATGAAAGAAAAGAAAGCAGCAGCAAAATAA
- a CDS encoding substrate-binding domain-containing protein encodes MKAKKVIALVMCAAMVAGMSASSVMAADMPEQFKDLKANEAYDFPMMVKSFQSTYWDAAQEGMKKAADELGVTYKAQGPNSESDIADQVNMINTAIAAKPAGLGLAACDTSSVLDALQECVDKGIPVVTFDTGIADAPEGSVVCEVCTDNAQAGSVAAENMYNAIKDVVANADGQVIIGEVNQDATAQNIQQRGGGFIDKMIELLQADGKTVAVKGNEFYVNAAKGADAKEADADVVIQVAVPAQTTVELCSTEAQAILSQENCIAIFGSNQTAAEGVLAANANLNVLGSDAGAGDVIGVGFDAGSIIKAAVQDGTFIGAVTQSPLMMGYYAIYALTAAANGQELEDVPTDGYWYDSTNMDSEEIAPNLYD; translated from the coding sequence ATGAAAGCAAAAAAAGTGATCGCATTAGTTATGTGTGCAGCAATGGTAGCAGGAATGTCCGCATCAAGCGTTATGGCAGCCGATATGCCGGAACAGTTCAAAGATCTGAAAGCTAATGAAGCTTATGATTTCCCGATGATGGTTAAATCTTTCCAGTCTACATACTGGGATGCAGCTCAGGAAGGTATGAAGAAAGCTGCTGATGAACTTGGTGTTACATACAAGGCACAGGGACCAAACAGTGAATCTGATATCGCTGACCAGGTTAACATGATCAACACAGCAATCGCTGCAAAGCCGGCAGGTTTAGGTCTTGCTGCATGCGATACTTCTTCCGTTCTTGATGCACTTCAGGAATGCGTTGACAAAGGAATCCCGGTAGTAACATTTGATACAGGTATCGCTGACGCTCCGGAAGGCTCTGTAGTATGTGAAGTTTGTACAGACAACGCACAGGCTGGTTCTGTTGCAGCTGAAAACATGTACAATGCGATCAAAGATGTTGTAGCTAATGCAGATGGACAGGTTATCATCGGTGAAGTTAACCAGGATGCTACAGCTCAGAATATTCAGCAGCGTGGCGGCGGATTTATTGACAAAATGATCGAACTGCTTCAGGCTGACGGAAAAACAGTTGCAGTTAAAGGTAACGAGTTCTATGTAAACGCAGCTAAAGGTGCAGATGCAAAAGAAGCAGACGCAGACGTTGTTATCCAGGTCGCTGTTCCTGCACAGACAACTGTAGAGCTTTGCTCAACAGAGGCTCAGGCAATCCTTTCTCAGGAAAACTGCATCGCTATCTTCGGTTCCAACCAGACAGCAGCAGAAGGTGTTCTTGCAGCTAATGCTAACCTGAACGTTCTTGGTTCTGACGCAGGAGCAGGCGATGTTATCGGTGTTGGTTTCGATGCTGGTTCTATCATTAAAGCCGCTGTACAGGATGGAACATTCATCGGTGCTGTTACACAGTCTCCTCTGATGATGGGTTACTATGCAATCTACGCTCTGACAGCAGCAGCTAACGGACAGGAACTTGAAGATGTTCCTACAGATGGATACTGGTATGATTCCACAAACATGGACAGCGAAGAAATCGCTCCTAACCTTTATGACTAA
- the rhaB gene encoding rhamnulokinase — translation MAAYYLAVDIGASSGRHILGHMENGKMVLEEIYRFENGMVKKDGELCWEFDRLFKEVVNGLKKCKEIGKIPVSMGVDTWGVDFVLLDKNDNVLGNTVGYRDHRTEGMDKEVYKAISLKDLYARTGIQKADYNTIYQLMAVKKKHPEYLEQAETLLHVPDYFHFLLTGQKTCEYTEATTGQLVSPITKDWDYELIDMLGYPRKMFQKLIMPGTGIGHLSDKIREEVGFDLEVVAPATHDTGSAVLAVPANDDDFIYISSGTWSLMGIERKEADCSEKSCEMNFTNEGGYAGRFRYLKNIMGLWMIQSVRHEVNDAYSFAEICAMAEEAKDFPSRVDANDECFLSPDNMTEEVKDYCRRTGQKVPETLGEIATVIYTSLAECYAKTAKELEEMTGRTYSRIHIVGGGSNAGYLNELTAKATKKEIHAGPGEATAIGNITAQMLKAEEFKTIEEARTIIHESFGVKVYK, via the coding sequence ATGGCAGCATATTATTTAGCAGTAGATATCGGAGCATCCAGCGGACGTCATATCCTTGGACATATGGAAAACGGAAAAATGGTTCTGGAAGAAATTTATCGTTTTGAGAATGGAATGGTAAAGAAAGACGGAGAACTCTGCTGGGAATTTGACCGTCTTTTCAAAGAGGTAGTAAATGGTCTGAAGAAATGTAAAGAAATCGGCAAGATTCCGGTAAGTATGGGCGTGGACACATGGGGCGTTGACTTCGTACTTCTGGACAAAAATGACAATGTTCTTGGAAATACAGTAGGATATCGTGACCACCGTACAGAGGGAATGGATAAAGAAGTTTATAAGGCAATTTCCCTGAAAGATCTCTATGCAAGAACAGGTATCCAGAAAGCTGATTATAATACGATCTATCAGCTGATGGCAGTGAAAAAGAAACATCCGGAATATCTGGAACAGGCGGAGACACTTCTTCATGTGCCGGATTATTTCCATTTCCTTCTTACAGGACAGAAAACCTGTGAGTACACAGAAGCTACGACAGGACAGCTTGTAAGCCCGATTACTAAGGACTGGGATTATGAACTGATCGATATGCTCGGTTATCCGAGAAAAATGTTTCAGAAGCTGATCATGCCCGGAACAGGCATCGGACATTTGTCAGATAAGATCAGAGAAGAAGTGGGCTTTGATCTGGAAGTGGTTGCACCTGCAACACATGATACAGGATCCGCTGTACTGGCAGTTCCTGCAAATGACGATGATTTTATCTACATCAGCTCCGGAACATGGTCACTGATGGGAATTGAGAGAAAAGAAGCTGACTGCTCTGAGAAGAGCTGTGAGATGAACTTCACAAATGAAGGCGGTTATGCAGGCCGTTTCCGTTACCTGAAGAATATCATGGGACTCTGGATGATCCAGTCTGTGCGTCATGAAGTAAATGATGCATACAGCTTTGCAGAAATCTGCGCAATGGCAGAGGAAGCAAAGGATTTCCCGTCAAGAGTAGACGCAAATGATGAGTGTTTCCTTTCTCCTGACAATATGACAGAGGAAGTTAAGGATTACTGCCGCAGAACAGGACAGAAGGTTCCGGAAACTCTGGGAGAGATTGCAACAGTTATCTACACAAGTCTTGCGGAATGCTATGCAAAGACAGCAAAAGAGCTGGAAGAGATGACAGGCAGGACTTACAGCCGTATTCATATCGTGGGCGGCGGTTCCAACGCAGGATATCTCAATGAGCTGACTGCAAAGGCAACAAAGAAAGAAATCCATGCAGGTCCAGGAGAGGCAACTGCAATCGGAAATATCACAGCACAGATGCTGAAAGCAGAAGAGTTTAAAACCATTGAAGAGG